In the genome of Pempheris klunzingeri isolate RE-2024b chromosome 11, fPemKlu1.hap1, whole genome shotgun sequence, one region contains:
- the zgpat gene encoding zinc finger CCCH-type with G patch domain-containing protein → MDEETLEAAISTYGAQLQQVETALSAGLDPSQQSDLLQLKEDLCQLIELTEASLVSVKKSRLLASLEDCNGLQADTSEAAADTNGTNGNMGSEYAAFYSELGESSGSSSDTREKDREEEGGVEGGEEQEEEEEEEEEEEEDPLSGTKVRAPYRTKWGTLEYHNAMVVGAEPSDGEEAQVRVLYIYPTQKSMKPCPFYLEDKCRFLDNCRFSHGEVVYVSELRDFLECDLSNLEEGSSCLARHEDGIWYPAKIKEIDSGFYTVKFDSVLLKDVAVEADCIIPPLREDDPLSSESDLDDSGDDMAFAKVMDSAEESTIVMNSENFGGWEAHTRGIGSKLMIKMGYEYGKGLGKKQEGRVEPVMAVVLPKGKSLDQCAELTQRRTQSKGTKDGTQTGRPKRRRKRKVASGGRQNVFDFLNHKLGGKSADPAEGGAAAPSAVTGVEAYRGGKSTKRSLNVKMFQAAERVSQTEREIQKLTESLGRQTGRDASIVKQLEERLSAARRLLAQQKAQELSIQREHKKADTHKKMTEF, encoded by the exons ATGGATGAAGAAACCCTGGAGGCAGCCATCTCTACCTATGGTGCTCAGttgcagcaggtggagacggCCCTGTCCGCTGGCCTGGACCCCTCCCAGCAGTCAGACCTGCTCCAACTGAAAGAGGACCTTTGTCAGCTGATAGAGCTCACAGAGGCCAGCCTGGTGTCTGTCAAAAAGAGTCGTCTCCTGGCCAGCCTGGAGGACTGCAATGGACTGCAGGCTGACACCTCAGAGGCAGCGGCTGACACGAACGGGACAAACGGGAATATGGGCTCTGAGTATGCTGCTTTCTACTCTGAACTTGGGGAGTCTTCAGGTTCGAGCTCTGATACTAGAGAGaaggacagggaggaggaaggtggggTAGAGGGTGgcgaagagcaggaggaggaggaggaggaggaggaggaggaagaagaagatccaCTCAGTGGAACCAAAGTAAGAGCACCCTACCGGACAAAATGGGGGACCCTGGAGTACCACAATGCCATGGTGGTGGGGGCAGAACCGTCAGATGGCGAAGAGGCACAAGTAAGAGTGCTCTACATCTACCCCACCCAGAAGTCTATGAAACCTTGTCCGTTCTACTTAGAGGACAAATGTCGCTTCCTGGATAACTGCAG GTTTTCCCACGGTGAAGTGGTGTATGTGTCGGAACTCAGAGATTTCCTTGAGTGTGACCTCAGTAATCTTGAAGAAGGCTCATCCTGCTTGGCTCGACATGAAGACGGCATCTGGTACCCAGCCAAAATCAAAG AAATTGACAGTGGCTTCTACACCGTGAAGTTTGACTCAGTTTTGCTGAAAGATGTTGCGGTCGAGGCCGACTGCATCATCCCGCCTCTGAGAGAAGACGACCCGCTCTCCTCTGAGTCGGACCTGGACGACTCTGGAGATGACATGGCTTTTGCGAAAG TTATGGACTCTGCTGAAGAATCCACAATAGTGATGAATAGTGAAAATTTCGGTGGCTGGGAGGCACACACCAGAGGCATCGGATCCAAGCTTATGATCAAAATGGGTTATGAATATGGGAAAG GTTTAGGAAAGAAGCAGGAGGGTCGAGTAGAGCCAGTCATGGCAGTGGTTCTACCCAAAGGTAAGTCTTTGGACCAGTGTGCTGAGCTCACCCAGCGTCGCACCCAGAGCAAAGGCACGAAAGATGGCACACAAACTGGGCGCCCAAAGAGACGCAGAAAGCGTAAGGTTGCCAGCGGAGGGCGCCAGAATGTCTTTGACTTTCTCAACCACAAGCTGGGAGGCAAGAGTGCCGATCCTGCTGAGGGGGGAGCTGCTGCGCCATCTGCAGTGACCGGCGTGGAGGCTTACAGGGGAGGAAAAAGCACCAAGAGGAGTCTGAATGTGAAGATGTTCCAAGCTGCTGAGAGGGTGTCCCAGACTGAGAGGGAGATCCAGAAACTGACTGAGTCACTCGGCAGACAAACTGGCAG gGACGCATCCATAGTGAAGCAGCTGGAAGAGAGGCTGTCAGCGGCCCGCCGGCTGCTGGCCCAGCAGAAAGCCCAGGAGCTGTCCATCCAGCGAGAGCACAAGaaggctgacacacacaagaagatgACTGAGTTCTGA